From Serinicoccus profundi, the proteins below share one genomic window:
- the epsC gene encoding serine O-acetyltransferase EpsC → MAAATHRSRQAVGLLRRAVAGVRADLDAAIARDPATDSRLEMALASPGLHALWVHRASHALWTSGAKLPARLLSQASRAATGIEIHPGATIGARFFVDHGMGVVIGETAEVGDDVMLYHGVTLGGRSMDPTIKRHPTLGDGVTVGAGAKILGDITIGHGAQVGANAVVTKDVPAMAVATGIPASIRRPEPGLDPQQALYDDPALWI, encoded by the coding sequence ATGGCTGCTGCCACTCACCGGTCGCGGCAGGCCGTCGGCCTGCTGCGCCGCGCGGTGGCCGGGGTCCGCGCGGACCTCGACGCGGCGATCGCCCGGGACCCTGCCACGGACAGCCGACTCGAGATGGCTCTGGCCTCGCCAGGTCTGCACGCGCTGTGGGTCCACCGGGCCTCGCACGCGCTGTGGACGTCCGGGGCCAAGCTGCCCGCCCGCCTGCTCTCGCAGGCCAGCCGCGCGGCGACCGGGATCGAGATCCACCCCGGCGCCACCATCGGCGCGCGCTTCTTCGTCGACCACGGCATGGGTGTGGTCATCGGGGAGACGGCCGAGGTCGGCGATGACGTCATGCTCTACCACGGGGTCACCCTCGGCGGCCGGTCGATGGACCCCACGATCAAGCGGCACCCGACCCTGGGCGACGGGGTGACCGTGGGTGCCGGTGCCAAGATCCTCGGCGACATCACCATCGGCCACGGCGCGCAGGTGGGTGCCAACGCGGTGGTCACCAAGGACGTCCCGGCCATGGCCGTGGCCACGGGCATCCCGGCGTCGATCCGGCGGCCCGAGCCCGGGCTGGACCCCCAGCAGGCGCTCTACGACGACCCGGCGCTGTGGATCTAG
- a CDS encoding SDR family NAD(P)-dependent oxidoreductase, which produces MSLDYSQMFRLDGQHAVVVGCGGIGAEIVAGLAAQGARVTCLDKDLTVAQAALERAPGGAAYPVDVLDPGDLESRAGDLGDVDVLVLTAAMNVRKRLLDYTAEEFDRVVDLNLRGTFSAVRAFAPAMVERGRGSIVTLTSIRAVVVEPGQGVYAATKAGVMQLVRTWSAELGPAGVRINAVAPGVVETPLTQQIRDDEQWDRAYAQKAALGRWARPEEMVGAVCWLASDAASFVTGSQVMVDGGWTAIDGRFTPPT; this is translated from the coding sequence ATGAGCCTGGACTACTCACAGATGTTCCGCCTCGACGGTCAGCACGCCGTGGTGGTCGGGTGCGGCGGGATCGGCGCGGAGATCGTCGCGGGCCTGGCCGCCCAAGGCGCGCGTGTGACCTGCCTCGACAAGGACCTGACGGTCGCCCAAGCGGCGCTCGAGCGGGCGCCGGGAGGGGCGGCATACCCCGTGGACGTCCTCGACCCGGGCGACCTGGAGTCGCGTGCCGGCGACCTCGGCGACGTCGACGTGCTGGTGCTCACCGCGGCGATGAACGTCCGCAAGCGGCTGCTGGACTACACCGCCGAGGAGTTCGACCGGGTGGTCGACCTCAACCTGCGCGGCACGTTCTCCGCCGTGCGCGCTTTCGCGCCCGCGATGGTCGAGCGCGGACGCGGGTCGATCGTCACGCTCACCTCGATCCGCGCGGTCGTGGTCGAACCTGGTCAGGGGGTGTATGCCGCCACGAAGGCCGGCGTCATGCAGCTCGTCCGCACGTGGTCGGCCGAGCTCGGACCGGCCGGTGTGCGGATCAACGCCGTCGCGCCGGGCGTCGTGGAGACGCCACTCACTCAGCAGATCCGCGACGACGAGCAGTGGGATCGGGCGTATGCGCAGAAGGCCGCGTTGGGCAGGTGGGCGCGACCCGAGGAGATGGTCGGCGCCGTGTGCTGGCTGGCCTCCGACGCCGCCAGCTTTGTCACCGGGAGCCAGGTGATGGTCGACGGCGGATGGACGGCGATCGACGGACGGTTCACGCCGCCCACCTGA
- a CDS encoding aminotransferase class III-fold pyridoxal phosphate-dependent enzyme, translating into MTMTPDPARDARIRELSRAHVMTSWSAQQAIDPLPLAGGEGAYFWDYQGRRFLDFSSQLVNVNIGYQHPRLSAAIARAAERLTTVAPAFAEESRAEAAALIAGLAPEGMSKIFFTNGGAEANENALRMARAHTGRHKILASYRSYHGATAGAITLTGEARRWGGEPGMPGVVHFWGPHLFRSEFHATTPEEESERALLHLRHTVEAEGPGQVAAIILETVVGSNGILVPPPGYLEGVRALCDEFGMLLILDEVMAGFGRTGAWFALDHWGVRPDLITFAKGVNSGYVPLGGVIIGDPVAATFDERPFPGGLTYSGHALATASAVAAIKIMREEGIVEHAAQVGEHSLGPAATALMGTNPLVGDVRGLGVFWVVELVADQASREPASGETMKAVQAGCLERGMWPLVVANRVHLVPPCVITDEDASRGVAILGDALADVTP; encoded by the coding sequence ATGACGATGACACCGGACCCCGCGCGCGACGCCCGCATCCGGGAGCTGTCCCGCGCCCACGTGATGACGTCCTGGTCGGCCCAGCAGGCGATCGACCCGCTGCCGCTGGCCGGGGGAGAGGGCGCCTACTTCTGGGACTACCAGGGCCGGCGCTTCCTCGACTTCTCCTCCCAGCTCGTCAATGTCAACATCGGCTACCAGCACCCGAGACTGTCGGCCGCGATCGCCCGGGCCGCCGAGCGGCTGACCACGGTCGCGCCCGCCTTCGCCGAGGAGAGCCGCGCCGAGGCCGCCGCACTCATCGCGGGACTCGCGCCGGAGGGCATGAGCAAAATCTTCTTCACCAACGGTGGCGCGGAGGCCAACGAGAACGCCCTGCGGATGGCCCGCGCGCACACCGGTCGGCACAAGATCCTCGCGTCCTACCGCAGTTACCACGGCGCCACGGCCGGGGCGATCACGCTCACCGGCGAGGCGCGCCGGTGGGGCGGCGAGCCGGGTATGCCCGGGGTCGTCCACTTCTGGGGCCCGCACCTGTTCCGCAGCGAGTTCCACGCCACCACGCCGGAGGAGGAGAGCGAGCGCGCCCTGCTGCACCTGCGGCACACCGTCGAGGCCGAGGGGCCCGGCCAGGTCGCCGCGATCATCCTGGAGACCGTGGTGGGCTCCAACGGCATCCTCGTGCCGCCGCCGGGCTACCTCGAAGGGGTGCGCGCCCTCTGCGACGAGTTCGGGATGCTGCTCATCCTCGATGAGGTCATGGCCGGCTTCGGCCGCACCGGCGCGTGGTTCGCGCTCGACCACTGGGGGGTGCGGCCTGACCTCATCACCTTCGCCAAGGGCGTCAACTCCGGGTACGTCCCGCTCGGCGGCGTCATCATCGGCGACCCGGTGGCGGCGACCTTCGACGAGCGGCCCTTCCCCGGCGGGCTGACCTACTCGGGTCACGCGCTGGCCACGGCGTCGGCGGTGGCGGCCATCAAGATCATGCGCGAGGAGGGAATCGTGGAGCACGCCGCGCAGGTCGGCGAGCACAGTCTCGGGCCCGCCGCGACCGCGCTCATGGGGACGAACCCGCTGGTGGGCGATGTGCGCGGGCTCGGGGTCTTCTGGGTGGTCGAGCTCGTCGCAGATCAGGCCTCGCGCGAACCTGCCTCCGGTGAGACGATGAAGGCGGTGCAGGCAGGATGCCTGGAGCGGGGGATGTGGCCCCTGGTCGTAGCCAACCGTGTGCACCTGGTGCCGCCGTGCGTGATCACCGACGAGGACGCCTCCCGTGGCGTGGCGATCCTCGGCGACGCCCTGGCGGACGTGACACCGTGA
- a CDS encoding AMP-binding protein — protein sequence MAEALAHTTGADHPPLLEQTIGDNLDETAAEHATREALVEVATGRRWTYAELVADVDLLARAFVASGVGTGDRVGIWAPNCAEWTLVQLATAKIGAILVTINPAYRAHELGYVLRQSGVSTIVVAREFKGTSYPDLVALVREDCPELAQVVVIGDEGWDELLAGAHQVSRGRLAELQASLTPDQPINIQYTSGTTGFPKGATLSHRNILNNGYFVGEGCRYTERDVICIPVPFYHCFGMVMGNLAATTHGACMVIPGPGFDPAATLRAVREEQCTSLYGVPTMFIAELELIERSDEVSLEDLASVRTGIMAGSLCPASVMRTLIDAGVEEMTICYGMTETSPVSTQTAPDDPFDAKVGTVGRVMPHLEIQIVDPATREVVPRGTPGEFCTKGYSVMLGYWDEPEKTAEVLQDGWMATGDIGVMDEDGYVEITGRIKDLIIRGGENVYPREVEEFLYTHPDVVDAQVVGVPDERYGEELMAWVRLREGAEPLTAEAVKDFCTGSLAHYKIPRHVQVIEEFPMTVTGKVRKVELRERGEELLRHP from the coding sequence ATGGCTGAGGCGCTGGCGCACACCACCGGGGCGGACCACCCCCCGCTGCTGGAGCAGACCATCGGGGACAACCTCGACGAGACCGCGGCGGAGCACGCCACCCGGGAGGCCTTGGTCGAGGTCGCGACCGGCCGACGGTGGACGTATGCCGAGCTCGTCGCCGACGTCGACCTGCTGGCCCGGGCGTTCGTCGCCTCCGGGGTGGGCACCGGCGACCGGGTCGGCATCTGGGCGCCGAACTGCGCTGAGTGGACCCTCGTGCAGCTGGCGACGGCCAAGATCGGCGCCATCCTGGTGACCATCAACCCCGCCTACCGCGCGCACGAGCTGGGCTACGTCCTGCGGCAGTCGGGGGTGAGCACGATCGTCGTCGCCCGCGAGTTCAAGGGCACGAGCTATCCCGACCTCGTGGCGCTGGTGCGCGAGGACTGCCCGGAGCTGGCGCAGGTGGTCGTCATCGGCGACGAGGGGTGGGACGAGCTGCTCGCCGGGGCGCACCAGGTCAGCCGCGGCCGGTTGGCCGAGCTCCAGGCGAGCCTCACCCCGGACCAGCCCATCAACATCCAGTACACCTCCGGCACCACCGGCTTCCCCAAGGGCGCCACGCTCTCCCACCGCAACATCCTCAACAACGGCTACTTCGTGGGCGAGGGGTGCCGCTACACCGAGCGCGACGTGATCTGCATACCCGTGCCGTTCTACCACTGCTTCGGCATGGTCATGGGCAACCTCGCAGCGACCACCCACGGGGCCTGCATGGTCATCCCCGGCCCGGGTTTCGACCCCGCCGCGACGTTGCGGGCGGTGCGCGAGGAGCAGTGCACGTCGCTCTACGGCGTGCCGACGATGTTCATCGCCGAGCTCGAGCTCATCGAGCGCAGCGACGAGGTCTCGCTGGAGGACCTCGCCTCGGTCCGCACCGGCATCATGGCCGGCTCGCTGTGCCCGGCCTCGGTCATGCGCACGCTCATCGACGCCGGGGTGGAGGAGATGACCATCTGCTACGGCATGACGGAGACCTCGCCGGTGTCGACCCAGACCGCGCCGGACGACCCCTTCGACGCCAAGGTCGGCACCGTCGGCCGGGTGATGCCCCACCTGGAGATCCAGATCGTCGACCCCGCCACGCGGGAGGTCGTCCCCCGCGGCACGCCGGGCGAGTTCTGCACCAAGGGTTACTCGGTCATGCTCGGCTACTGGGATGAGCCGGAGAAGACGGCCGAGGTGCTGCAGGACGGCTGGATGGCGACCGGTGACATCGGGGTCATGGACGAGGACGGGTATGTCGAGATCACCGGCCGGATCAAGGACCTCATCATCCGCGGCGGGGAGAATGTCTACCCGCGGGAGGTGGAGGAGTTCCTCTACACCCACCCCGACGTCGTGGACGCCCAGGTGGTGGGGGTGCCCGACGAGCGCTACGGCGAGGAGCTCATGGCGTGGGTGCGGCTGCGGGAGGGGGCCGAGCCGCTCACCGCGGAGGCCGTCAAGGACTTCTGCACGGGCTCGCTGGCGCACTACAAGATCCCGCGGCACGTGCAGGTCATCGAGGAGTTCCCCATGACTGTCACCGGCAAGGTCCGCAAGGTGGAGCTGCGCGAGCGCGGCGAGGAGCTCCTCCGCCACCCCTGA
- the cutA gene encoding divalent-cation tolerance protein CutA, protein MNDLSELVEARVSVPTMESARHIAEELVARKVAACVQILGPMTSIYSWSGQVHESKEWLLLVKTTRAGFTPVCEVVQSLHAYEVPEIMAVPVVDALEAYAGWVSDQLRGSQRPGPPSRLGQ, encoded by the coding sequence ATGAACGATCTCTCGGAGCTCGTGGAGGCCCGCGTCAGCGTGCCCACGATGGAGTCCGCCAGACACATCGCTGAAGAGCTCGTCGCGCGCAAGGTCGCCGCGTGCGTGCAGATCCTCGGGCCGATGACCTCGATCTACAGCTGGAGCGGGCAGGTCCACGAGAGCAAGGAGTGGCTGCTCCTCGTCAAGACCACACGCGCCGGCTTCACACCGGTCTGCGAGGTGGTGCAGTCGCTGCACGCCTACGAGGTGCCGGAGATCATGGCCGTGCCGGTGGTGGACGCCCTGGAGGCGTATGCCGGGTGGGTGAGCGACCAGCTGCGCGGATCACAGCGGCCGGGCCCCCCGAGCCGCCTCGGTCAGTGA
- the cysK gene encoding cysteine synthase A: MRVHDDITQAIGGTPLVRLNRLADGIADGAQILLKLESQNPAASVKDRIGASIIDAAVEAGELQPGGTIVEGTSGNTGIALAMVGAARGYKVVLAMPETMSLERRALLRAYGAELVLTPGSEGMKGAVAKADEIAEERGAVRARQFANPANIKVHYETTGPEIWADTDGEVDIFVAGVGTGGTITGAGRYLREQKPDVGLVVVEPADSPILTGGQPGPHKIQGLGANFVPEILDTELYDEVVDVKLDDALRVARALATEEGVLAGISSGANVWGALEVAKRPESAGKTIVVVIPSFGERYLSTVLFEDLRD; the protein is encoded by the coding sequence GTGCGCGTCCACGACGACATCACCCAGGCCATCGGCGGCACGCCGCTGGTCCGCCTCAACCGCCTGGCCGACGGCATCGCCGACGGCGCCCAGATCCTGCTCAAGCTGGAGTCGCAGAACCCGGCTGCCTCGGTCAAGGACCGCATCGGTGCCTCGATCATCGACGCCGCCGTCGAGGCTGGCGAGCTGCAGCCCGGCGGCACCATCGTCGAGGGCACCTCCGGCAACACCGGCATCGCCCTGGCGATGGTCGGTGCCGCGCGCGGCTACAAGGTCGTCCTCGCGATGCCGGAGACGATGAGCCTGGAGCGCCGCGCGCTCCTGCGCGCCTACGGTGCCGAGCTCGTGCTCACCCCCGGCTCGGAGGGCATGAAGGGCGCCGTCGCCAAGGCCGACGAGATCGCCGAGGAGCGCGGCGCCGTGCGCGCGCGCCAGTTCGCCAACCCGGCCAACATCAAGGTGCACTACGAGACCACCGGCCCGGAGATCTGGGCGGACACCGACGGCGAGGTCGACATCTTCGTCGCCGGCGTCGGCACCGGTGGCACCATCACCGGCGCCGGCCGCTATCTGCGCGAGCAGAAGCCCGACGTCGGCCTGGTCGTCGTCGAGCCCGCCGACAGCCCCATCCTCACCGGCGGCCAGCCCGGCCCGCACAAGATCCAGGGCCTCGGCGCCAACTTCGTGCCGGAGATCCTCGACACCGAGCTCTACGACGAGGTCGTCGACGTCAAGCTCGACGACGCGCTGCGTGTCGCGCGGGCCCTGGCCACCGAGGAGGGTGTCCTCGCGGGCATCTCCTCCGGCGCCAACGTCTGGGGTGCCCTCGAGGTCGCCAAGCGTCCGGAGAGCGCCGGCAAGACGATCGTCGTCGTCATCCCGTCCTTCGGCGAGCGCTACCTGTCCACCGTGCTCTTCGAGGACCTGAGGGACTGA
- a CDS encoding heterodisulfide reductase-related iron-sulfur binding cluster yields the protein MSFGVLQVLAIVVAGLVTLAAVALFVRTIAGFVAQFRLGQPERRTDEPGARTTTLLREVVGHTRMARKPWVAVAHWVVMVSFGLLFLTLVTAYGQVVDPHFVLPLIGHFWPYEWLTELFGWGAVVGIIALIVVRQRQHPRGMGRRSRFWGSTFWQAYVVEFVILGVGLAIVALRALEYALGRATGEAWASALHFPLTAWLGGLLAGASAATLEGWIIGVALVKILISMAWMIIIARTPTMGVAWHRFLAFFNIWFKRHPDGATSLGAVQPITVAGEPVDFENIEELPEDAALGVGKVEDFTWKGLLDFSTCTECGRCQEQCPAWHTDKPLSPKMLIKNLRDQHHAIAPWLQAGEEHREAAAKALEAAGGPGAEGLPEEFHGIPTTAVLAAQRPLVGETEGDPTVPDGGGIIDPEVLWSCTTCGACVEQCPVDIEHVDAIVDMRRYQNLIESAFPSELGGLFKNLENKGNPWGMNARLRMDWAKDLDFDVPIVGEDLESLAEMDYLFWVGCAGAFEDRAKKTTRAVAELLHTAGVSFAVLGDGESCTGDPARRSGNEFLFQMLAMQNVEVLNEAGASKIVVTCAHCFNTLKNEYPQVGGQFEVVHHTQLLNRLVREKRLTPVSRPDAADSSGAASTAESVTYHDPCYLGRHNQVYAPPRELIGALPGVQLTEMPRHAEKSFCCGAGGARMWMEEKLGTRINLNRTEEALATGADRIAIGCPFCRVMLSDGLTQKQAEGAREEVEVVDVAQMLLAAVRRGDQPAEPAPSTED from the coding sequence ATGTCATTCGGTGTGCTGCAGGTCCTCGCCATCGTGGTCGCGGGCCTGGTGACCTTGGCCGCGGTCGCCCTCTTCGTCCGGACCATCGCCGGCTTCGTCGCGCAGTTCCGGCTGGGGCAGCCCGAGCGGCGGACCGACGAGCCGGGCGCCCGCACGACCACGCTGCTGCGCGAGGTGGTGGGGCATACCCGCATGGCGCGCAAGCCGTGGGTCGCCGTCGCCCACTGGGTGGTCATGGTCTCCTTCGGGCTGCTCTTCCTCACCCTGGTCACCGCCTACGGCCAGGTGGTCGACCCCCACTTCGTCCTGCCGCTCATCGGGCACTTCTGGCCCTACGAGTGGCTCACCGAGCTCTTCGGCTGGGGTGCGGTCGTCGGCATCATCGCCCTCATCGTCGTCCGGCAGCGGCAGCACCCGCGCGGCATGGGGCGCCGGTCACGCTTCTGGGGCTCGACCTTCTGGCAGGCGTATGTCGTGGAGTTCGTCATCCTCGGCGTGGGCCTGGCCATCGTCGCGCTGCGCGCGCTGGAGTATGCCCTCGGCCGGGCCACCGGCGAGGCCTGGGCGAGCGCCCTGCACTTCCCGCTCACCGCCTGGCTGGGCGGCCTCCTGGCCGGTGCCTCCGCCGCCACGCTCGAGGGGTGGATCATCGGCGTCGCCCTGGTGAAGATCCTCATCTCGATGGCCTGGATGATCATCATCGCCCGCACCCCGACGATGGGTGTGGCCTGGCACCGCTTCCTCGCCTTCTTCAACATCTGGTTCAAGCGTCACCCCGACGGCGCCACGTCGCTGGGCGCCGTGCAGCCCATCACCGTCGCCGGTGAGCCCGTCGACTTCGAGAACATCGAGGAGCTGCCCGAGGACGCCGCCCTCGGCGTCGGCAAGGTCGAGGACTTCACCTGGAAGGGCCTGCTCGACTTCTCCACCTGCACCGAGTGCGGTCGCTGCCAGGAGCAGTGCCCGGCGTGGCACACCGACAAGCCGCTCTCGCCCAAGATGCTCATCAAGAACCTCCGCGACCAGCACCACGCCATCGCCCCGTGGCTGCAGGCCGGCGAGGAGCACCGGGAGGCGGCCGCGAAGGCGCTGGAGGCCGCCGGCGGGCCGGGCGCCGAGGGCCTCCCGGAGGAGTTCCACGGCATCCCCACCACCGCGGTGCTCGCCGCCCAGCGGCCCCTCGTCGGGGAGACCGAGGGCGACCCGACGGTCCCCGACGGGGGCGGCATCATCGACCCCGAGGTGCTGTGGTCCTGCACCACGTGCGGCGCGTGCGTCGAGCAGTGCCCGGTCGACATCGAGCACGTCGACGCGATCGTCGACATGCGGCGCTACCAGAACCTCATCGAGTCAGCCTTTCCCTCCGAGCTCGGCGGGCTCTTCAAGAACCTCGAGAACAAGGGCAACCCGTGGGGCATGAACGCCCGGCTGCGGATGGACTGGGCCAAGGATCTCGACTTCGACGTGCCGATCGTCGGCGAGGACCTCGAGAGCCTGGCGGAGATGGACTACCTCTTCTGGGTCGGGTGCGCCGGCGCCTTCGAGGACCGCGCCAAGAAGACGACGCGGGCGGTCGCCGAGCTGCTGCATACCGCCGGGGTGAGCTTCGCGGTGCTCGGCGACGGCGAGAGCTGCACCGGTGACCCGGCCCGCCGCAGCGGCAACGAGTTCCTCTTCCAGATGCTCGCGATGCAGAACGTCGAGGTCCTCAACGAGGCGGGCGCGAGCAAGATCGTCGTCACCTGCGCCCACTGCTTCAACACGCTGAAGAACGAGTACCCCCAGGTCGGGGGGCAGTTCGAGGTCGTCCACCACACCCAGCTGCTCAACCGCCTCGTGCGCGAGAAGCGGCTGACGCCGGTCTCCCGTCCCGACGCCGCCGACAGCTCTGGGGCCGCGTCCACGGCGGAGTCGGTGACCTACCACGACCCGTGCTACCTCGGCCGGCACAACCAGGTGTATGCCCCGCCGCGCGAGCTCATCGGCGCGCTGCCGGGGGTGCAGCTCACCGAGATGCCGCGGCACGCGGAGAAGTCGTTCTGCTGCGGCGCCGGCGGCGCGCGCATGTGGATGGAGGAGAAGCTCGGCACCCGGATCAACCTCAACCGCACCGAGGAGGCGCTGGCCACCGGCGCCGACCGGATCGCCATCGGCTGCCCCTTCTGCCGGGTCATGCTCTCCGACGGGCTCACCCAGAAGCAGGCCGAGGGCGCCCGCGAGGAGGTCGAGGTCGTCGATGTCGCCCAGATGCTGCTCGCCGCCGTGCGCCGGGGTGACCAGCCGGCCGAGCCCGCGCCCAGCACCGAGGACTGA
- the dcd gene encoding dCTP deaminase, producing MLLSDRDILASIDAGRVRLDPWDPQMVQPSSVDIRLDRYFRLFDNHKYPVIDPAQEQPDLTRLVEVEAGESFVLHPGEFVLGSTYEEVSLPDDIAARVEGKSSLGRLGLLTHATAGFVDPGFTGHVTLELSNVATLPIVLHPGMKIGQLCFFRLSSASDHPYGSSQKGSHYQGQRGPTASRSWSNFHRSDVAR from the coding sequence GTGCTGCTCTCAGACCGCGACATCCTCGCCTCGATCGACGCCGGGCGGGTCCGGCTAGACCCGTGGGATCCCCAGATGGTCCAGCCCTCCAGCGTCGACATCCGGCTCGACCGCTACTTCCGGTTGTTCGACAACCACAAGTACCCCGTCATCGACCCGGCGCAGGAGCAGCCCGACCTGACCCGGCTCGTCGAGGTCGAGGCGGGGGAGAGCTTCGTGCTGCACCCCGGGGAGTTCGTGCTGGGGTCGACGTATGAAGAGGTCAGCCTGCCCGACGACATCGCCGCCCGGGTGGAGGGCAAGTCCTCGCTGGGGCGGCTCGGGCTGCTCACGCACGCGACGGCCGGCTTCGTCGACCCGGGCTTCACCGGTCACGTGACGCTGGAGCTGTCCAACGTCGCGACCCTGCCGATCGTGCTGCACCCGGGGATGAAGATCGGCCAGCTCTGCTTCTTCCGTCTGAGCTCGGCGTCCGACCACCCCTACGGCAGCTCGCAGAAGGGCAGCCACTACCAGGGGCAGCGCGGCCCCACGGCCAGCCGCTCCTGGTCCAACTTCCACCGCAGCGACGTCGCCCGCTGA